From a single Eleginops maclovinus isolate JMC-PN-2008 ecotype Puerto Natales chromosome 2, JC_Emac_rtc_rv5, whole genome shotgun sequence genomic region:
- the slc6a13 gene encoding sodium- and chloride-dependent GABA transporter 2: MKGDTEDESKVEPSNGHNRPLDIVPSTEEEKMIERGQWGNKIEFVLSVAGEIIGLGNVWRFPYLCYKNGGGAFFIPYLIFLFACGIPVFFLETSLGQFTSEGGVTCWRKICPLFEGVGYATQVIVALLNIYYIVVLAWAIFYLSNSFTWDLPWASCNNTWNTDSCMAFQRGNSSINHHENTTSPVIEFWERRVLRISSGIHDIGSLNGDLVICLAVAWVICYFCIWKGVKSTGKVVYFTATFPYIMLVVLLIRGVTLPGASIGISFYLYPDLGRLSDPQVWMDAGTQIFFSYAICLGCLTALGSYNKYNNNCYRDCLSLCFLNSGTSFIAGFAIFSILGFMSYEQNVPISEVAESGPGLAFIAYPRAVSMMPYPPLWACCFFIMIVFLGLDSQFVCVESLVTAMVDMYPSTFRRKNRRELFILAVAVVSFLLGLIMLTEGGMYIFQLFDYYAASGMCLLFVAIFETVCIAWIYGADRFYDNIEDMIGYRPSPVIKYCWLYFTPATCFGTFAFALIKYSPLKYNNEYVYPWWGNGIGWILALSSMLCIPVWIAVKMYNTPGSLRERFIFLTTPSIDLPKTKQEQERLLAIFAADGDSLHQKSPPTKEGYFPVDEKESNC, encoded by the exons GGGACACGGAGGACGAGTCCAAAGTAGAGCCCTCCAATGGGCACAACAGACCCCTGGACATTGTGCCcagcacagaggaggagaagatgatAGAGAGGGGTCAGTGGGGCAACAAGATCGAGTTTGTTCTGTCAGTGGCCGGAGAAATTATTGGCCTGGGGAATGTCTGGCGTTTCCCCTATCTATGTTACAAGAACGGAGGAG GTGCCTTCTTCATCCCATACCTCATCTTCCTGTTTGCTTGTGGGATCCCGGTCTTCTTCCTGGAGACGTCTCTGGGTCAGTTCACCAGTGAGGGAGGCGTCACCTGCTGGAGGAAAATCTGCCCGTTATTCGAAG GTGTGGGTTATGCCACCCAGGTGATTGTTGCCCTGCTTAACATCTACTACATCGTGGTGTTGGCCTGGGCCATCTTCTACCTATCTAACTCCTTCACCTGGGATCTGCCCTGGGCCTCCTGCAACAACACCTGGAACACAG ATTCCTGTATGGCATTTCAGAGGGGGAATAGCTCCATCAATCACCATGAGAACACCACCTCTCCTGTCATTGAGTTCTGGGA acGAAGGGTGCTGAGAATTTCCTCAGGTATTCATGATATTGGCTCTCTGAATGGGGACCTGGTTATCTGTCTGGCCGTAGCATGGGTCATCTGCTACTTCTGCATCTGGAAGGGAGTCAAGTCCACTGGCAAG GTGGTTTACTTCACAGCCACTTTCCCTTATATAATGCTGGTGGTCCTGCTGATCAGAGGGGTCACGCTGCCAGGAGCCTCCATCGGAATCTCCTTTTACCTCTACCCCGACCTGGGACGTCTGTCTGACCCACAG GTATGGATGGATGCTGGAACTCAGATCTTCTTCTCGTATGCCATATGCCTTGGTTGTCTCACCGCCCTGGGAAgctacaacaaatacaacaacaactgCTACAG GGATTGCCTTTCCCTCTGTTTCCTGAACAGTGGCACCAGTTTCATAGCTGGTTTTGCCATCTTCTCCATCCTGGGCTTTATGTCCTATGAGCAGAACGTGCCAATATCAGAAGTGGCTGAATCTG GTCCAGGTTTGGCCTTCATAGCCTATCCTCGTGCTGTGTCCATGATGCCTTATCCTCCTCTTTGGGCCTGCTGCTTCTTCATTATGATTGTCTTTCTGGGACTGGACAGTCAA tttgtgtgtgtggagagccTGGTGACAGCCATGGTGGACATGTATCCCTCCACCTTCCGGCGTAAGAACCGCAGGGAGCTCTTCATCCtggctgtggctgtggtgtCCTTCCTGCTGGGGCTCATCATGCTGACAGAG GGTGGCATGTACATCTTCCAGCTCTTTGACTATTACGCAGCCAGTGGGATGTGCCTGCTATTCGTGGCTATCTTTGAGACTGTTTGCATTGCTTGGATTTATG GTGCTGACCGTTTCTATGACAACATCGAGGACATGATTGGTTACCGGCCCAGCCCTGTCATTAAATACTGCTGGCTTTATTTCACCCCTGCGACTTGCTTT GGAACCTTTGCTTTCGCCTTGATCAAGTACTCACCTCTGAAGTACAACAATGAATACGTATACCCATGGTGGGGCAATGGGATCGGCTGGATCCTGGCTCTATCCTCCATGCTGTGCATTCCTGTGTGGATTGCAGTGAAAATGTACAACACCCCTGGATCCCTGAGAGAG